In Eriocheir sinensis breed Jianghai 21 chromosome 52, ASM2467909v1, whole genome shotgun sequence, one genomic interval encodes:
- the LOC126982973 gene encoding distal membrane-arm assembly complex protein 2-like isoform X2: MSLVRHWARRLRGDRLPLRRGLCSSSWLSKSEESSKEKVWYSPNVEVEKQSWNAPKLRSQNQVPTNEWQGLFHQFMPEKGHAMDIVSYLQRGIDLRPSSVRRWWSSLQREAAGKDQMFNPQRVATLGFELAAAHFIVHRGGKVRFRGAQEWVQQDEDGLYDLARNFQPGVYMEEIDARGVNLVYEGLESMKNLHCLKGLNVANSPNIDDWCIDRICSEFSGSLEHLDLSGCTQVTDRGVAALARLRCLQTLNLEGLDSIRDIKLLCLLLEDELPEIKILGIDYMNPQALEHS; encoded by the exons ATGTCTCTTGTACGTCACTGGGCAAGACGGCTGCGTGGTGATCGCTTGCCCCTGAGGCGAGGACTGTGCTCATCGTCATGGCTCTCAAAAAGCGAGGAAAGCAGTAAAGAGAAAGTCTGGTACTCCCCCAACGTGGAGGTGGAGAAACAGTCCTGGAATGCCCCCAAACTTCGCAG CCAGAACCAGGTACCGACTAACGAATGGCAGGGTTTATTCCACCAATTCATGCCGGAGAAGGGACATGCCATGGATATTGTTAGCTACCTGCAGAGAGGCATTGACCTGAGGCCGTCGTCAGTGCGGAGGTGGTGGAGCAGTTTGCAGAGGGAGGCTGCTGGCAAAGATCAAAT GTTCAACCCTCAGCGTGTGGCAACTCTGGGGTTTGAGTTGGCAGCGGCTCACTTTATCGTGCACCGTGGCGGCAAAGTGCGCTTCAGAGGGGCTCAAGAGTGGGTGCAGCAGGACGAGGACGGACTGTATGATTTAGCCCGAAACTTCCAGCCTGGCGTGTACATGGAGGAGATTGATGCCAGGGGTGTCAATCTAGTGTATGAAGGCCTGGAGAGCATGA AGAACCTTCATTGCCTCAAGGGCCTCAATGTTGCCAATAGTCCCAACATTGATGACTGGTGTATTGATCGCATCTGCTCCGAGTTTTCTGGCAGCCTGGAACACCTGGACCTGAGTGGCTGTACGCAGGTGACGGACCGAGGTGTTGCTGCGCTCGCCAGGCTCAG ATGCCTACAGACCCTCAACCTTGAAGGCCTGGACAGCATTCGGGACATCAAGCTGCTGTGTCTGCTTCTTGAGGACGAACTCCCTGAAATTAAAATATTAGGGATAGATTACATGAACCCCCAAGCGCTGGAACACTCTTAG
- the LOC126982974 gene encoding uncharacterized protein LOC126982974 — MGDFNAHHTHWEPSLFAAQQNRSGHSLVDFLAGSASFSLLTPPDLPTRIDPATARASTLDLCLGSGPLHLITVTTGPHIGSDHLPVILTFPSLHPPPQAPGRPRWSLRADNWHSFLEHLSSSPLPPNPSSDTAIEALADTLVVAGSHCFTFRSSQPPRLLRAPWWNRQCEAAVRAKRGAFNAWRRRPIPELRRRFHQLEARCQP; from the exons ATGGGTGACTTCAATGCCCACCACACTCATTGGGAGCCGTCCCTCTTTGCGGCTCAGCAGAACCGTTCCGGCCACTCCTTAGTGGATTTCCTCGCCGGCAgtgcctccttctctcttctcacccCCCCGGACCTTCCCACCCGGATTGATCCCGCCACAGCCAGGGCCTCCACCCTTGACCTGTGTCTTGGTAGTGGTCCATTGCACCTCATCACTGTCACCACCGGGCCACACATCGGCAGCGACCATCTTCCTGTCATTCTTACCTTCCCGTCACTACACCCGCCACCCCAGGCCCCAGGCCGCCCTAGATGGTCCCTTAGGGCTGACAACTGGCACTCCTTCCTAGAACACCTCTCTTCctcgcccctcccccccaacccttCTTCTGACACAGCCATAGAGGCCCTAGCTGACACCTTGGTGGTCGCGGGGTCCCATTGCTTCACCTTTCGTTCCTCTCAGCCCCCACGTCTCCTTCGGGCCCCTTGGTGGAACAGACAGTGCGAGGCTGCGGTGAGGGCCAAGCGCGGGGCATTCAATGCCTGGCGTCGCAGGCCCATCCCGGAGCTGCGCCGGAGGTTCCACCAGTTGGAGGCTCGCT gccaaccctag
- the LOC126982973 gene encoding distal membrane-arm assembly complex protein 2-like isoform X1, with amino-acid sequence MMNLDYLRMSLVRHWARRLRGDRLPLRRGLCSSSWLSKSEESSKEKVWYSPNVEVEKQSWNAPKLRSQNQVPTNEWQGLFHQFMPEKGHAMDIVSYLQRGIDLRPSSVRRWWSSLQREAAGKDQMFNPQRVATLGFELAAAHFIVHRGGKVRFRGAQEWVQQDEDGLYDLARNFQPGVYMEEIDARGVNLVYEGLESMKNLHCLKGLNVANSPNIDDWCIDRICSEFSGSLEHLDLSGCTQVTDRGVAALARLRCLQTLNLEGLDSIRDIKLLCLLLEDELPEIKILGIDYMNPQALEHS; translated from the exons ATGAT GAACCTAGACTACTTGAGGATGTCTCTTGTACGTCACTGGGCAAGACGGCTGCGTGGTGATCGCTTGCCCCTGAGGCGAGGACTGTGCTCATCGTCATGGCTCTCAAAAAGCGAGGAAAGCAGTAAAGAGAAAGTCTGGTACTCCCCCAACGTGGAGGTGGAGAAACAGTCCTGGAATGCCCCCAAACTTCGCAG CCAGAACCAGGTACCGACTAACGAATGGCAGGGTTTATTCCACCAATTCATGCCGGAGAAGGGACATGCCATGGATATTGTTAGCTACCTGCAGAGAGGCATTGACCTGAGGCCGTCGTCAGTGCGGAGGTGGTGGAGCAGTTTGCAGAGGGAGGCTGCTGGCAAAGATCAAAT GTTCAACCCTCAGCGTGTGGCAACTCTGGGGTTTGAGTTGGCAGCGGCTCACTTTATCGTGCACCGTGGCGGCAAAGTGCGCTTCAGAGGGGCTCAAGAGTGGGTGCAGCAGGACGAGGACGGACTGTATGATTTAGCCCGAAACTTCCAGCCTGGCGTGTACATGGAGGAGATTGATGCCAGGGGTGTCAATCTAGTGTATGAAGGCCTGGAGAGCATGA AGAACCTTCATTGCCTCAAGGGCCTCAATGTTGCCAATAGTCCCAACATTGATGACTGGTGTATTGATCGCATCTGCTCCGAGTTTTCTGGCAGCCTGGAACACCTGGACCTGAGTGGCTGTACGCAGGTGACGGACCGAGGTGTTGCTGCGCTCGCCAGGCTCAG ATGCCTACAGACCCTCAACCTTGAAGGCCTGGACAGCATTCGGGACATCAAGCTGCTGTGTCTGCTTCTTGAGGACGAACTCCCTGAAATTAAAATATTAGGGATAGATTACATGAACCCCCAAGCGCTGGAACACTCTTAG